A stretch of Sphingomonas sp. JUb134 DNA encodes these proteins:
- a CDS encoding serine hydrolase domain-containing protein produces MRINRLVAMVAAMAALVGGVSLAQAPDAPPLTPAPAIAAPELPTVAPGGNGARALTAADLDGWLDGYLPYALHSGDIAGAVVTVVKDGQVIAARGYGYADIAKRQPVDPARTLFRPGSVSKLVTWTAVMQQVEAGRLELDRDVNAYLDFRIPARNGKPVTLRQIMTHTAGFEEAMKDLILEDPKDVQSLGGYLKRWTPRRIFDAGTTPAYSNWATALAGYIVERVSGVPFDTYVEQRIFAPLDMRTATFRQPLPGKLAPLMAVGYPRASEPAQPFEIVVPGPAGSLSASGLDMAKFMIAHLESGRGILGPATAATMHDSPLDRVDPASLIPPLNRMELGFFETNINGRDVIAHLGDTNNFHTSLHLFRAEHVGFYVSFNSAGREGAAHVIRGQLFQDFADRYFPASGRDGRVDARTAAEHARMMVGHWQNSRHSESAFPAILNLFGQSEVTVDGEGRLVVPALTGPGGAVQRWEEIAPFVWRDVNGHDRLAAKVVDGKVVRWSFDLVAPFMVFDRVPASLSAAWLKPVLYASLVILLLTALYWPATWFLRRRYKTPIGVHGAALKAYRATRIMALADLLVLAGWTIFVIQAFSRISLLSDRTNGVLWLLQIAGAIVFVGAVGIAGWNAWLTWRDGRGWARKLWSLLVLLATVVVLYVAWAFGLLAMTVNY; encoded by the coding sequence ATGCGCATCAACAGACTGGTGGCTATGGTTGCGGCGATGGCCGCGCTGGTCGGAGGTGTTTCGCTTGCCCAGGCGCCGGATGCGCCGCCGCTTACACCCGCGCCAGCGATCGCCGCGCCCGAACTGCCGACGGTGGCTCCGGGGGGGAATGGAGCCCGCGCGCTGACCGCCGCTGACCTCGACGGCTGGCTCGACGGCTATCTGCCCTACGCCCTGCACAGCGGCGACATCGCCGGGGCGGTGGTGACGGTGGTAAAGGACGGGCAGGTGATCGCAGCGCGCGGTTATGGCTATGCCGATATCGCGAAACGCCAGCCGGTGGACCCCGCGCGCACGCTGTTCCGCCCGGGATCGGTGTCGAAGCTGGTGACCTGGACGGCGGTGATGCAGCAGGTGGAGGCGGGGAGGCTCGAGCTCGACCGCGACGTCAACGCCTATCTCGATTTCCGCATCCCCGCGCGCAACGGCAAGCCCGTGACGCTGCGCCAGATCATGACCCACACCGCCGGCTTCGAAGAGGCGATGAAGGACCTGATCCTTGAGGATCCCAAGGACGTGCAGTCGCTGGGTGGGTACCTCAAGCGCTGGACGCCGCGCCGCATCTTCGATGCGGGCACGACGCCTGCCTATTCCAATTGGGCGACGGCGCTGGCGGGCTACATCGTCGAGCGGGTGTCGGGCGTGCCGTTCGACACCTATGTCGAGCAGCGCATCTTCGCGCCGCTCGACATGCGCACCGCGACCTTCCGCCAGCCGCTGCCGGGCAAGCTCGCGCCGCTGATGGCGGTCGGCTATCCGCGCGCCTCGGAACCTGCACAGCCGTTCGAGATCGTGGTGCCAGGTCCGGCGGGCTCGCTGTCCGCGTCCGGCCTAGACATGGCCAAGTTCATGATCGCGCATCTGGAAAGCGGCCGCGGCATCCTGGGCCCGGCGACCGCGGCGACGATGCACGACAGTCCGCTCGATCGCGTCGATCCAGCCTCGCTGATCCCGCCGCTCAACCGCATGGAGCTCGGTTTCTTCGAAACCAACATCAACGGGCGCGACGTGATCGCGCACCTGGGCGACACCAACAACTTCCACACCTCGCTGCACCTGTTCCGGGCGGAGCATGTCGGCTTCTACGTCTCGTTCAACAGCGCCGGACGGGAGGGAGCGGCGCACGTCATCCGCGGCCAGTTGTTCCAGGATTTCGCCGACCGCTACTTTCCCGCAAGCGGCCGCGACGGACGGGTGGATGCCCGGACTGCAGCCGAGCATGCGCGGATGATGGTTGGCCATTGGCAGAACAGTCGCCACTCGGAATCCGCCTTCCCTGCAATCCTGAACCTGTTCGGACAGAGCGAGGTCACCGTCGACGGCGAGGGGCGGCTGGTGGTGCCTGCTCTCACCGGGCCCGGCGGCGCAGTGCAGCGCTGGGAGGAGATCGCGCCGTTCGTCTGGCGCGACGTCAACGGGCATGACCGGCTCGCCGCCAAGGTGGTGGACGGCAAGGTCGTGCGCTGGAGCTTCGACCTGGTCGCGCCCTTCATGGTGTTCGACCGCGTGCCGGCTTCCCTGTCGGCGGCATGGCTGAAGCCGGTCCTGTATGCGAGCCTCGTCATCCTGCTGCTGACCGCGCTCTACTGGCCGGCAACCTGGTTCCTGCGGCGCCGCTACAAAACGCCGATCGGAGTGCATGGGGCGGCGCTGAAGGCCTATCGCGCGACGCGGATCATGGCGCTGGCCGACCTGCTGGTGCTTGCTGGCTGGACGATCTTCGTAATCCAGGCGTTCAGCAGGATCTCGCTGCTTTCCGACCGCACGAACGGCGTGCTGTGGCTGCTGCAGATCGCCGGGGCGATCGTGTTCGTCGGCGCCGTCGGCATTGCCGGCTGGAATGCCTGGCTCACCTGGCGCGACGGGCGCGGCTGGGCACGCAAGCTCTGGAGCCTGCTGGTGCTGCTCGCGACCGTGGTGGTGCTCTACGTCGCCTGGGCGTTCGGGCTGCTGGCGATGACGGTGAACTACTGA
- a CDS encoding cupin domain-containing protein: protein MSVPPAQSPPTLGALLRGLRSREGWTLKEMSARIGIPVSTLSKIEHDRLTLTYDKLQQLGQRLGMRMSELFAEGEEDTAQPVTARRSLGDITRSVRVETPNYDYHYLCTELRRKRMVPVLTTIRAHSSEQFGELVRHSGEEFLYVLSGRVVVHTEFYDPVTLEPGQALYIDSSMGHAYLAAEDCEQAEVLAVMSSQEEELMQSLLTIHEEQRLGTGAVNENGPTDAKPRRGKAGR, encoded by the coding sequence GTGTCGGTACCACCCGCCCAGTCCCCGCCGACGCTCGGCGCCCTGCTGCGCGGGCTTCGCTCCCGCGAGGGCTGGACGTTGAAGGAGATGAGCGCGAGGATCGGCATCCCGGTCTCCACTCTTTCCAAGATCGAGCACGACCGGCTGACGCTCACCTATGACAAGCTGCAGCAGCTCGGCCAGCGGCTGGGCATGCGCATGTCGGAGCTTTTCGCGGAAGGCGAAGAGGACACCGCTCAGCCGGTGACAGCCCGCCGCAGCTTAGGCGACATCACCCGTTCCGTGCGGGTCGAGACGCCCAACTACGACTATCACTACCTCTGCACGGAGCTCCGCCGAAAGCGGATGGTGCCCGTCCTCACCACGATCCGCGCGCACTCGTCCGAACAATTTGGCGAACTGGTGCGGCACAGCGGAGAAGAGTTCCTCTACGTCCTGAGCGGCAGGGTGGTGGTGCACACGGAATTCTACGATCCGGTCACGCTCGAGCCGGGGCAGGCGCTCTACATCGATTCGAGCATGGGGCACGCCTACCTGGCCGCCGAGGATTGCGAACAAGCGGAGGTATTGGCGGTCATGTCCAGCCAGGAGGAAGAGTTGATGCAGTCGCTGCTAACCATTCACGAGGAACAGCGACTTGGCACGGGGGCAGTGAACGAGAACGGCCCTACGGATGCCAAGCCCCGCCGCGGCAAGGCCGGCCGATGA
- a CDS encoding dipeptidase encodes MKRALPLLAAMLAMPISAAHAQDYDARVARVLKSTPLIDGHNDWPEALREREGDARWTMDLNDLSGSPERYNTDIIRLRRGKVGAQFWSVWVSPDLPPKEQVEQTLEQIDLVKSICTRYPQTFTMVRTAEQVRRAHRAGRIGCLIGVEGGGQIDGNLSVLRSYAELGAGYLTLTHSRTIEWADSATDNPKHDGLTDFGRRIVAELNRLGMLVDLSHVSEATMRDALAVTKAPVIFSHSGARALNDHPRNVSDAVLALVRANGGVVMVDYAPPYVSDAYRRWSADAAAEKTRLNAPPYGGLAIGHPEKAAAAYATWLAAHPAPRVTLAQVADHIDHVARVAGVDHVGLGSDFDGVGDTLPDGLEDVATYPALLAELMRRGWSDADIAKLAGGNVLRVMEAAARVKGELAS; translated from the coding sequence ATGAAGCGCGCACTCCCGCTGCTCGCCGCAATGCTGGCGATGCCGATCTCCGCCGCACATGCTCAGGACTATGACGCGCGTGTCGCCCGCGTGCTGAAGTCGACGCCGCTGATCGACGGCCATAACGACTGGCCGGAGGCGCTGCGCGAACGCGAGGGCGATGCGCGCTGGACGATGGACCTCAACGACCTCTCGGGCAGTCCGGAACGCTACAACACGGACATCATCCGGCTGCGCCGCGGCAAGGTGGGCGCGCAATTCTGGTCCGTGTGGGTGTCCCCCGACCTTCCGCCCAAGGAGCAGGTCGAGCAGACGCTGGAACAGATCGATCTCGTGAAGTCGATCTGCACGCGCTACCCCCAGACCTTCACCATGGTGCGCACCGCCGAGCAGGTGCGCCGCGCCCACCGCGCGGGGCGGATCGGCTGCCTGATCGGAGTCGAGGGCGGCGGCCAGATCGACGGCAATCTGTCGGTCCTGCGCAGCTATGCGGAGCTTGGCGCGGGCTACCTCACGCTTACCCATTCGCGGACGATCGAATGGGCGGATTCAGCGACCGACAACCCCAAGCACGACGGGCTTACCGACTTCGGCCGGCGGATCGTGGCCGAGCTCAATCGGCTGGGTATGCTGGTCGATCTCAGCCATGTCAGCGAGGCGACGATGCGGGACGCGCTTGCCGTCACCAAGGCCCCGGTTATCTTCTCCCATTCCGGCGCCCGAGCGCTCAACGACCATCCGCGCAACGTCTCCGACGCGGTGCTCGCGCTGGTCCGCGCAAACGGCGGCGTGGTGATGGTGGACTATGCACCCCCCTACGTCTCGGATGCCTACCGCCGCTGGTCGGCGGACGCGGCAGCCGAGAAGACGCGGCTGAACGCACCACCCTATGGCGGTCTCGCGATCGGCCACCCGGAGAAGGCTGCCGCGGCGTATGCGACGTGGCTTGCCGCGCACCCAGCGCCCCGCGTCACGCTGGCGCAAGTCGCCGACCATATCGACCACGTCGCGCGGGTCGCCGGGGTCGACCATGTCGGCCTCGGCTCCGACTTCGACGGCGTCGGCGACACGCTGCCCGACGGACTGGAGGACGTTGCGACCTACCCGGCGCTCCTCGCCGAACTCATGCGCAGGGGCTGGAGCGACGCGGACATCGCGAAGCTCGCGGGCGGCAATGTCCTGCGGGTGATGGAGGCGGCAGCGCGGGTAAAAGGGGAACTCGCCTCCTAA
- a CDS encoding Lrp/AsnC family transcriptional regulator yields the protein MKQDRTMDAVDRRIVRLLQEDATLSHAQLAEEVGASPASCWRRVKALEAAGILGRTVRLVDPEAVGRGVNVMCNIRMRSHAAEARQSFEEFVQGRPEVVECFSMSGEWDYLLRVVVADVVDYNQFLMQTMLGHPSVAGGSSHFVLATTKYTTALPV from the coding sequence ATGAAACAGGATCGCACGATGGATGCGGTCGATCGCCGAATCGTCCGGCTGTTGCAGGAGGATGCGACGCTCAGCCACGCCCAGCTTGCGGAGGAGGTCGGAGCGTCTCCGGCTTCCTGCTGGCGGCGGGTAAAGGCGCTGGAGGCGGCCGGCATCCTCGGTCGCACCGTCCGGCTCGTCGACCCGGAAGCCGTGGGCCGCGGCGTCAACGTGATGTGCAACATCCGCATGCGCAGCCACGCGGCCGAGGCGCGGCAGAGCTTCGAGGAGTTCGTCCAGGGCCGGCCGGAGGTGGTGGAGTGCTTCTCCATGTCCGGCGAATGGGACTATCTGCTCCGGGTCGTCGTGGCGGACGTCGTCGACTACAACCAGTTCCTGATGCAGACGATGCTGGGCCACCCCTCCGTCGCCGGCGGATCGTCGCACTTCGTGCTGGCCACCACCAAATACACGACCGCCTTGCCAGTGTGA
- the phhA gene encoding phenylalanine 4-monooxygenase translates to MSEDPGTPPAGAAKDWTIPQRWESYTPEDHATWDRLFERQAQLLPGRVTPLFLQGLDILRLSKPGIPDFEELSERLMKATGWQVVAVPGLVPDSVFFDHLANRRFVAGNFIRRPDQLDYLQEPDVFHDVFGHVPLLTQPVFADYMQAYGQGGQRAAAAGTIAKLARLYWYTVEFGLVRSGDALQLYGAGIVSSYGESQFALDDPSPHRIRFDLKRVMQTRYRIDDYQQSYFVIDSFEDLLDQTLNTDFGPIYAELADAADIETDAVLPSDHLYTRGTQAYAQGKRSA, encoded by the coding sequence ATGAGCGAGGATCCGGGCACACCACCGGCGGGCGCCGCCAAGGACTGGACCATCCCCCAGCGGTGGGAATCCTACACGCCGGAAGACCACGCCACCTGGGACAGGTTGTTCGAGCGCCAGGCCCAGCTTCTTCCCGGGCGCGTGACTCCGCTGTTCCTGCAGGGCCTGGACATCCTGCGCCTCTCCAAGCCCGGCATTCCAGATTTCGAGGAACTGTCGGAGCGGCTGATGAAAGCGACCGGCTGGCAGGTCGTGGCGGTGCCCGGGCTCGTCCCCGACAGCGTGTTCTTCGATCATCTCGCGAACCGGCGGTTCGTTGCCGGCAACTTCATCCGGCGTCCCGACCAGCTCGATTATCTCCAGGAGCCCGACGTCTTCCACGACGTGTTCGGCCACGTCCCGCTGCTCACCCAGCCGGTTTTTGCCGATTACATGCAGGCCTATGGCCAGGGCGGCCAGCGCGCGGCGGCGGCGGGCACGATCGCAAAGCTCGCGCGGCTCTACTGGTACACGGTCGAGTTCGGACTGGTCCGGTCGGGTGATGCGCTCCAGCTCTATGGCGCCGGCATCGTCTCCTCCTACGGCGAGTCGCAGTTCGCGCTCGACGATCCCTCGCCCCACCGCATCCGGTTCGATCTCAAGCGGGTGATGCAGACCCGCTATCGCATCGACGACTACCAGCAGAGCTACTTCGTCATCGACAGCTTCGAGGACCTGCTCGACCAGACGCTGAACACCGACTTCGGCCCGATCTATGCCGAACTGGCGGACGCCGCCGACATCGAGACTGACGCGGTCCTGCCGTCCGACCACCTCTACACCCGGGGCACCCAGGCCTACGCGCAAGGGAAGCGCTCCGCATGA
- the hppD gene encoding 4-hydroxyphenylpyruvate dioxygenase: MTTQNNPLGLDGFEFCEFTSPDPEQLGHHFEQMGFVPTHRHPAKQVTRYKQGRINLLLNAEPEGQAAEFRAAHGPSASGMAFRVADPRAARDHAVAEGAVAVDAGRGTLGTDACAIEGIGGSYLYLVKSGEDLYAGWQEVPGWQEAEARNSVGLDLLDHLTHNVRRGEMRTWSSFYGRLFGFEEQKYFDIKGKATGLFSQAMIAPDGAIRIPLNESQDENSQIEEFIREYQGEGIQHLALTTENIYETVEKLRARGVRLQDTIETYYELVDKRVPGHGEDLERLRRNRILIDGSVENGEGILLQIFTENMVGPIFFEIIQRKGNQGFGNGNFQALFESIELDQIRRGVIKVDA; this comes from the coding sequence ATGACCACGCAGAACAATCCGCTCGGCCTCGATGGCTTCGAATTCTGCGAGTTCACCTCGCCCGATCCGGAACAGCTCGGCCACCACTTCGAGCAGATGGGCTTCGTGCCGACGCACCGCCATCCGGCCAAGCAGGTCACCCGCTACAAGCAGGGGCGCATCAACCTCCTGCTCAACGCCGAGCCGGAGGGGCAGGCCGCCGAGTTCCGCGCCGCCCACGGCCCGTCGGCAAGCGGCATGGCCTTCCGCGTCGCCGATCCCCGTGCTGCCCGGGACCATGCCGTGGCCGAGGGCGCAGTGGCGGTCGACGCCGGGCGCGGCACGCTGGGCACCGACGCCTGTGCGATCGAGGGGATCGGCGGATCCTACCTCTACCTCGTGAAGAGCGGCGAGGATCTCTACGCCGGGTGGCAGGAAGTGCCGGGCTGGCAGGAGGCGGAGGCGCGCAACTCCGTCGGCCTCGACCTGCTCGACCACCTCACCCACAATGTCCGCCGCGGCGAGATGCGGACCTGGTCGAGCTTCTACGGCCGGCTGTTCGGGTTCGAAGAGCAGAAGTATTTCGACATCAAGGGGAAGGCGACCGGCCTGTTCAGCCAGGCGATGATCGCCCCCGACGGCGCCATCCGCATCCCGCTCAACGAGAGTCAGGACGAAAACAGCCAGATCGAGGAGTTCATCCGCGAGTATCAGGGCGAAGGCATCCAGCACCTCGCCCTCACCACCGAGAACATCTACGAGACGGTCGAGAAGCTGCGTGCGCGCGGCGTGCGGCTCCAGGACACGATCGAGACCTATTACGAGCTGGTCGACAAGCGCGTGCCCGGCCATGGCGAGGACCTGGAGCGGCTGCGCCGCAACCGCATCCTGATCGACGGATCGGTCGAGAACGGCGAAGGCATCCTGCTCCAGATCTTCACCGAGAACATGGTCGGACCGATCTTTTTCGAGATCATCCAGCGCAAGGGCAACCAGGGCTTCGGCAACGGCAATTTCCAGGCATTGTTCGAATCGATCGAGCTCGACCAGATCCGCCGCGGGGTCATCAAGGTCGATGCCTGA
- the hmgA gene encoding homogentisate 1,2-dioxygenase: protein MTMHTPAGAHTGAAYVPGFGNHVATEAVAGALPIGRNSPQHVPFGLYAEQLSGTAFTAPRAENRRSWLYRLRPAAQHPAFVRSAAAPRLRSGPFAEVPPSPNRMRWDPLPWPEVATDWLDGLVTYGGNGSPDAQTGVGIHLYAATADMARAFFSADGELLIVPQEGRLSITTELGQIDIAPLQVALIPRGIRFRITLPDGRARGYVLENYGALFRLPDLGPIGANGLANPRDFETPVAWFEDVDTLCTVVQKFQGGLWETTLDHSPFDVVAWHGNLAPCRYDLTRFNTINTVSFDHPDPSIFTVLTSPSDTPGTANCDFVIFPPRWMVAEGTFRPPWFHRNVMSEFMGLVTGAYDAKQGGFSPGGASLHNQMNGHGPDRASYDKAVAAELAPHRIEDTMAFMFETRHVVAPTRWATETPTMQFDYDEVWSGFAKAELPR, encoded by the coding sequence ATGACGATGCACACGCCCGCCGGGGCGCATACGGGCGCCGCCTATGTGCCCGGCTTCGGCAACCATGTCGCGACGGAGGCGGTTGCGGGTGCGCTGCCGATCGGCCGCAACAGTCCGCAGCACGTGCCCTTCGGCCTCTATGCGGAGCAATTGTCCGGCACCGCCTTCACCGCCCCGCGCGCGGAGAACCGGCGCTCCTGGCTGTACCGGCTTCGCCCCGCCGCCCAGCACCCGGCGTTCGTGCGGTCGGCCGCGGCCCCGCGCCTGCGCTCGGGCCCGTTCGCGGAGGTGCCGCCGTCGCCCAACCGCATGCGCTGGGATCCCCTTCCCTGGCCGGAGGTCGCGACCGACTGGCTCGACGGCCTCGTGACCTATGGCGGCAACGGCAGCCCCGATGCGCAGACCGGGGTCGGCATCCATCTCTATGCCGCGACCGCCGACATGGCGCGCGCCTTCTTCTCGGCCGACGGCGAGCTGCTGATCGTGCCGCAAGAGGGCCGGCTGTCGATCACCACCGAGTTGGGCCAGATCGACATCGCGCCGCTCCAGGTGGCGCTGATCCCGCGCGGCATACGCTTCCGGATCACGCTGCCGGATGGGCGGGCGCGCGGCTATGTGCTGGAGAACTATGGCGCGCTGTTCCGCCTGCCCGATCTCGGTCCGATCGGCGCCAATGGCCTTGCCAATCCGCGGGACTTCGAGACGCCGGTCGCCTGGTTCGAGGATGTCGATACGCTCTGCACCGTCGTCCAGAAGTTCCAAGGTGGGCTCTGGGAGACCACGCTCGATCACTCACCGTTCGACGTGGTCGCCTGGCACGGCAATCTCGCGCCCTGCCGCTACGACCTGACCCGCTTCAACACGATCAACACGGTCAGCTTCGACCATCCCGATCCGTCGATCTTCACCGTGCTGACCAGCCCCAGCGACACGCCGGGAACGGCCAATTGCGACTTCGTGATCTTTCCGCCGCGCTGGATGGTGGCCGAAGGCACGTTCCGCCCGCCCTGGTTCCACCGCAACGTGATGAGCGAGTTCATGGGGCTGGTGACCGGCGCCTATGATGCCAAGCAGGGCGGGTTCTCGCCGGGGGGCGCCAGCCTGCACAACCAGATGAACGGGCACGGGCCCGACCGCGCGAGCTATGACAAGGCAGTCGCCGCGGAGCTCGCGCCCCACCGTATCGAGGACACCATGGCCTTCATGTTCGAGACCCGGCACGTGGTCGCGCCGACCCGCTGGGCCACCGAGACCCCGACGATGCAGTTCGACTATGATGAGGTTTGGTCCGGTTTTGCCAAGGCGGAGTTGCCGCGTTGA
- the fahA gene encoding fumarylacetoacetase, whose protein sequence is MSWTIDETHDPARTSWVPGADDHPEFPIQNLPLGIFSTGGAPRGGIAIGDRILDLAALAESGLLEREAQHAAVAASGPTLNALLALGAAPRRALRRTVSALLSDPAQQDAVSRCLYQAAACTLHLPAAVGDYTDFYVGIHHANNVGKVFRPDNPLLPNYKYVPIGYHGRASSVRVSGTPLVRPCGQLKAPDADVPVRAPTRRLDFELEMGVWIGTGNALGETIPIGSAGEHVAGLSLLNDWSARDIQAWEYQPLGPFLAKNFLTTVSPWIVTAEALAPFRTAQPARPADDPAPLPYLLDAGDQAEGALAITLEVTLATQATRAAGMAPVRLSRSAATHMYWTIAQMVAHHASNGCDLRPGDLLGTGTISAPTREGLGSLLELTRAGAEPIALPTGEVRSFLEDGDELTLVGRAEAPGFRAIGFGPCTGIVLPAISA, encoded by the coding sequence TTGAGCTGGACCATCGACGAGACCCACGACCCCGCCCGGACGAGCTGGGTGCCCGGCGCGGATGACCACCCCGAGTTCCCGATCCAGAACCTGCCCCTCGGCATCTTCTCGACCGGCGGGGCGCCGCGCGGCGGCATCGCCATCGGCGACCGCATCCTCGATCTCGCCGCACTTGCGGAGAGCGGGCTGCTAGAGCGCGAAGCGCAACACGCTGCCGTCGCGGCCTCCGGCCCGACGCTGAATGCGTTGCTGGCGCTCGGTGCGGCGCCCCGGCGCGCACTCCGCCGGACGGTGTCGGCGCTGCTCAGCGACCCGGCGCAGCAGGACGCCGTCTCGCGCTGCCTGTACCAAGCCGCGGCATGCACGCTGCACCTTCCGGCGGCAGTGGGCGACTACACCGACTTCTACGTCGGCATCCATCACGCGAACAACGTGGGTAAGGTATTCCGCCCCGACAATCCGCTGCTGCCCAACTACAAATATGTGCCGATCGGCTATCACGGCCGCGCCTCCTCGGTGCGCGTGTCCGGCACGCCGCTGGTGCGCCCATGTGGCCAGCTCAAGGCGCCGGACGCCGACGTTCCCGTGCGCGCACCCACCCGCCGGCTCGACTTCGAGCTGGAGATGGGCGTTTGGATCGGCACCGGCAACGCGCTCGGCGAAACCATCCCGATCGGAAGCGCCGGGGAGCATGTCGCGGGTTTGTCGCTGCTCAACGACTGGTCGGCACGCGACATCCAGGCATGGGAATATCAGCCGCTCGGGCCCTTCCTGGCCAAGAACTTCCTGACCACGGTCTCGCCCTGGATCGTCACCGCCGAGGCGCTCGCCCCCTTCCGCACGGCGCAGCCCGCGCGGCCGGCGGACGACCCCGCTCCCCTGCCCTATCTGCTCGACGCCGGGGATCAGGCGGAGGGCGCGCTTGCCATCACGCTCGAAGTGACCTTGGCCACCCAGGCGACGCGCGCGGCGGGCATGGCGCCGGTCCGGCTGAGCCGCAGTGCCGCTACCCACATGTACTGGACGATCGCCCAGATGGTCGCGCACCATGCCTCCAACGGCTGCGATCTTCGCCCGGGCGACCTGCTCGGCACCGGCACCATCTCCGCGCCGACGCGCGAGGGCCTCGGCAGCCTGCTCGAACTCACCCGCGCCGGTGCGGAGCCGATTGCGCTGCCGACGGGGGAGGTCCGCAGCTTCCTGGAGGACGGCGACGAACTCACGCTCGTCGGACGTGCCGAGGCGCCGGGCTTTCGCGCGATCGGCTTCGGCCCGTGCACCGGCATCGTGCTGCCTGCGATCTCGGCGTGA
- the maiA gene encoding maleylacetoacetate isomerase — MHRHRAACDLGVIRLHGYWRSSAAYRVRIALNLKGLAYHQVPHDLRTGAHRHQSYTMLNPQGLVPALETNQGVVTQSLAILEWLEETHPAPALLPASARGRATVRAMAGLIACDIHPLNNLRVLTTLRSEFGADEAQVSAWIGGWIKEGFGALETLVARHGGRYAFGDTPTLADCCLVPQVYSAERFGVDLSPFPRIRDCSAAALALEPVAEARPDRQPDADPA, encoded by the coding sequence GTGCACCGGCATCGTGCTGCCTGCGATCTCGGCGTGATCCGCCTGCACGGCTACTGGCGGTCGAGCGCCGCCTATCGCGTCCGCATCGCGCTCAATCTGAAGGGCCTCGCCTACCACCAGGTGCCCCATGACCTGCGCACCGGCGCCCATCGCCACCAGAGCTATACCATGCTCAACCCGCAGGGACTGGTCCCCGCCCTGGAGACCAACCAGGGGGTCGTGACCCAAAGCCTCGCCATCCTCGAGTGGCTGGAGGAGACGCACCCGGCGCCTGCCCTGCTCCCCGCGTCCGCGCGGGGCCGCGCAACCGTGCGCGCCATGGCGGGGCTGATCGCCTGCGACATCCACCCGCTCAACAACCTGCGGGTGCTGACCACCCTGCGCAGCGAGTTCGGCGCCGACGAAGCGCAGGTCTCCGCCTGGATCGGGGGCTGGATCAAGGAAGGGTTTGGCGCGCTGGAGACGCTGGTGGCGCGGCACGGTGGCCGGTACGCCTTTGGCGACACGCCCACGCTCGCCGACTGCTGCCTCGTACCCCAGGTCTATTCGGCGGAGCGCTTCGGCGTCGATCTCTCCCCCTTTCCCAGGATCCGCGACTGCTCAGCCGCAGCCCTGGCGCTCGAGCCGGTCGCCGAAGCCCGTCCCGATCGCCAGCCGGATGCCGACCCCGCATGA
- a CDS encoding Rieske (2Fe-2S) protein has protein sequence MSDLARLSATPAGIALCALDLLAEGTARNIVIETRTGRFHGFLVRIGDQVRGYVDRCPHAGLPLAQTLDAYLTPDGRFISCSWHGALFEPETGACVGGPCAGQRLTSWPVTVRDGRIVTC, from the coding sequence ATGAGCGATCTTGCGCGCCTTTCCGCCACTCCGGCCGGCATTGCCCTCTGCGCCCTGGATCTCCTTGCGGAGGGCACGGCCCGCAACATCGTGATCGAGACCCGGACCGGCCGCTTTCACGGCTTCCTGGTGCGGATCGGCGACCAGGTCCGCGGCTACGTCGATCGCTGCCCGCACGCAGGGCTTCCGCTCGCCCAGACGCTGGACGCCTACCTGACCCCCGACGGCCGCTTCATCAGCTGCAGCTGGCATGGCGCGCTGTTCGAGCCGGAGACGGGCGCCTGCGTCGGCGGACCGTGCGCCGGACAGCGCCTCACCTCTTGGCCAGTCACGGTACGTGATGGGCGGATCGTCACCTGCTGA